AAATGCAGGATCCTTGTGACCGGTGAAGCCGACGAATCTGACCTTCCCTTCTTTCTTGGCTCGATCAAATGCTTCCAGGACGCCGCCTTTGGCGTACGCCAACTCCGGGTCGTTGTCGTAAACGATGCCGTGGATCTGCCAGAGATCCAGATGATCGGTTTGATACCGCCGCAGCGAGTCCTCAAGCATCTGCATGGCTAATTTGCCGCTTCGCCCATGGGTGCAGACCTTTGTCATGAGGAACACTTTTGCGCGGCGCCCGTCCCGGAGCGCTCTGCCCAAGATGGTCTCGGTCTTGCCGTTGTAATACTCCCAAGCGTTGTCGAAAAAAGTAATCCCGGCGTCCACTGCCTCATGGACGAGTTGCACCGCCTCGTCCAACGTCGGCACATCGCCAAGATGATGACCACCCATCCCGATAGCGGAAATGTGCACATCCGTGGGTCCAAACCTCCGATAGATCATGTTGCCCGCGCCCTCCGCCGGCGCTGCCGCTGATCTCCCGGATGCTATAGAGGAGACGCCCTGGTTCGAGTTTGCCGAAACGGCGGATGTGGTGGCCACGGCACCCGCACCGACTTTAAGAAAATCCCGTCGAGTCGTGTTCATCTCTACGCCTCCTGGCGACCTGCCTGCGTGAAATGTGAACCAGTGCTTCTCCTCGCCCGGTTCTGGAATCGCGACTTCTTCGATTGGCAGCACCGCCGGGGATCCGAACTCAGCAAAAACGCAGCGCTTTCATTCCGTTGGTACTCATGGTTACCGATTCCGGTATTTCTGAATAAGGCCGCAGGCAAGAGCAAGCTGTATTTTGCTGTGCGAGCCATTGCCCCGTTTTGACCGGCCAACCGGCCACACTTCAAAACAGTGATCAGTAATCGCCGGAAGGCTGTCTTCCGGATCAAAGCTCTCCGGTAATGAACTGGGCTCGGCCGTAGCCGAAAGACCAGTCTTCGTCAGCATTCTGCGTGATTGAAACAACGACGTCCGAGGCCTTCACCCCACAGCGCCGAAGTAGTTCCTGGCACAGCAATTCGTAAAAGTTTTGCTTTTCAAGCCGGCTTCGCGGTCGGGTCGTCACTTGCACCATGACAACCCGTTCGGTGCGCGGTATGCCCAGACCTGTGTCCTGGATGATCATTTCTGCCGCAGGGTGTTCATGCACAATCTGGTAGCGGTCCCGTTCAGGTACTTTGAACGCGGCAAGCATCGCGCAGTGGATAGCGTCAAGCAGTTCTCTCACCTCTGCCTGGCTGCGGCCCTCGATCACATCGACTCTGAGTAAAGGCATGTTAGGCTGCCGTTAAGACATTCAACCTCAGCGCCCGTGCCACGCCATCACCGTAGGCAGGATCGGCTCTTCTGCAGTTCGCAACATGCCGCTCCAGGACCTCTTGCGACGCGCCATGAATCGCGCGAGCCGTGTTGTCAAAGAGCAACTGCTTTTGCTCACGGCTCATCTTCCGGAAAAGACTGCCCGGTTGCTCCCAATGATCAACTTCTAATCGGTGGTCATGGTGATTAGCATCGCCTTTGAGAGCAAGCGGTAGATCAGCGTATTCCGGCTGGTTGTCCCACAACTTCTGACTATTCGGGTTGTAGCTGGTCGTCGCTCCCAGGTTTCCATCTGTTCGCAACTGGCCATCGCGGTGATAGGAGTGAAAGGGACACTTCGGAGCATTTACCGGGATGTGATTGAAGTTGATGTCCAAGCGGTATCGCTGGGTGTCTCCGTAAGAGAACAGGCGTCCCTGCAGCATTTTGTCAGGAGAGAAGCTGATTCCGGGAACCACATTTGCCGGGGAGAAGGCGGCTTGCTCCACCTCCGCGAAATAGTTTTTCGGATAACGATTGAGCTCCATTACGCCAACTTCGATCAGCGGGTAGTCAGCCTTGGGCCAGACTTTGGTCAAATCAAAAGGATTGTGCTTGCGTGTCTTTGCCTCTTCCTCTGTCATGACCTGGATGAAGAGCCTCCAACGCGGAAAATCTCCACGTTCGATTGCCTCGAAGAGATCCCGGCCATTACTCTCCCGATCCTTTGCCACAACGACAGCGGCAGCTTCGTCCGTGAGATTTTGAATACCCTGTTGTGTGCGGAAGTGGAACTTCACCCATGTGCGCCTGTTGTCGGCATTGATCATCGAGAAGGTGTGGCTTCCGAAGCCATGCATATGCCGAAAGGACTTTGGAATTCCGCGGTCGGACATGACAATTGTGAACTGACGGAGTGCCTCGGGAAGAAGCGTCCAGAAGTCCCAGTTATTCTGAGCGCTCCGAAGACCGGTGCGAGGGTCGCGCTTGATGGCGTGGTTCAGGTCAGAGAAGCGCAGAGGATCACGAAAGAAAAAGACTGGAGTATTGTTCCCGACGATGTCCCAATTTCCGTCCTCGGTGTAGAACTTGAGAGCAAACCCGCGGATATCGCGCTTTGCATCGGCAGCCCCGCGCTCTCCAGCGACGGTCGAAAAGCGCGCGAACATGGGCGTCTGCTTTCCAATTTTCGAAAAAATGGCTGCCTTGGTGTACCTGGTGATGTCGTGAGTCGTCGTGAAAGTTCCATGCGCGCCCCACCCCTTGGCGTGCATCCTGCGCTCAGGAATCACCTCGCGATCAGAGTGTGCGAGCTTCTCGATCAGCCAGATGTCCTGGAGAAGAGCCGGACCACGATGGCCAGCTGTCAAAATATTTGTGTTGCCCGGTACGGGTGAACCAGTTGCATTGGTAAAGCGTTCGGTCTTTGACATGATCAAATTTCACTTCAGAAGTTCTGTATTGCAAGTTGGTATTTTGAACGGAAACCGGGCGTTCTGGGCGCCCGCTCAGGTTTTTCTCAGCCCTTCCACTGCGAACCGCGGATGACGCTGCAGAAATTGATGCGCTGGAACTCTGGGTCCTTGTCGGCCAGCACATCCGCCTTTACATTGCCGAATGTCGTCTCCGGCTTCTGCCTGATGCCGCCGTAAAAGGCCTGGATGATATCTTCCTTGAAATGCTCGGTGCGCGGATATGCGCCGACGATTGCCTGGCGATCAGAGTCGGAGAATTCCGAGTAGGCAATTCCAAGAACATCCATTTCTACGCCATTGGTCAATAGCGCAACCACCGGATGCATGTACTGCGGAATTCCCGGCGTAGTGTGCAGTGCAATGGCTGTCCACACCGTATCGATTTCCGGCTGAGAAATATTGCGCTGGCGCAGGAACCCTCGTGCAGCATTTGCACCATCCACTTCGAACCGGTCTGACTCACTGCTGTACCGCGGAGTCAACCCCATGTCGTGGAACATCGCGGCAACGTAAAGCAGTTCGGGATCGAACTTCAGTCGGCGCCTTTTTCCCGCAAGCGAGGCGAAATAATACACACGAGTCGAGTGGTTGAACAGCAACGTAGACTCGGTGTCATGCACCAACTCCGTGGCTTCTCGAGCGAGTTTGCTGTCGGGGATCATCACCCCTGAGATCGAGGTTCCCTTTGCCCGGTCTTTTGTTGTTGCGGACATATTGAATCTCCATGCAATTCCAGTGCATGTCCTCTTCCAAAGGACGTCAACGGCCATCGCGTGCGAATTCGTCGAAGAGGCCTGTTCTCACTCGATGAACGGCATGGGTCGATCTACTGCAGCGGTTGATGTGTCGAGATGGGGACTCGCTGTCAAAATATGGACTCGGCAGGGAGCAATAGCCTTCCAACGTAGTGAATACTCGTAACTCACGCAGGTGGCGCTCAAAATGCTCATCTGAACTGGCAATCGATTTGAACGGCAGGTCCGAAGTTGCGCCGCAACGAATTTCAAGACACGGACTCAGCTTGTGAGGTGTGGCGAATATCGCAATCGCAATCTTCGTTTCATCAGAAGGAGCGTCGAGATGAAGTACAGGAAACTTGGGAATACCGGACTTATCGTCAGCAGCGTGGCACTTGGCACGATGCAGTTCGGTGGCAAGATGAACATGGGCAATCTGGGTAAGGAGGAAACAACGCGCATGGTGAAGCTAGCCCTGGACAGGGGAATCAACTTCATCGATACAGCGGACGTTTATAGCCTTGGGGAGAGCGAGACTCTGGTGGGAAATGCCTTGAAGGGCGTGAGGAACGAGATTGTTCTTGCCACAAAAGTCCGACTGCCTATGAACGGGAATTTCAACCGCAGCGGCGCGACTCGCGTGAACATCATGCACGAAGTAGAGGCCAGCCTCCGACGGCTGCAGACCGACTATCTCGACCTCTACCAGATCCATGGATGGGACAGCAACACGCCGCTCGAGGAAACTCTACGGACGCTCGACGATCTTGTGCGCCAGGGGAAGGTGCGCTACATCGGGCTGTCCAACTTTTTGTCCTGGCAGGCAGCCACGGCGGTCATGCTGCAGGATCAGCTGGGGTTGGAGAAATACGTAACGGCGCAGATGTACTACAGCCTCGTTGGCCGGGGTCTCGAATACGAGTTCCAATCGTTTGCCGAGTATCACAACATCGGCATCCTGGTCTGGAGCCCGCTGGCTGGCGGATTTCTGTCAGGCAAATACACTCGCGCTAACCCTGCTCCCGGCGGCACACGTTTCGCCGAAGCGGGCAATTTCGTGCCCTTCGACAGAGAGATGGGCTACGGCGTCTTAGATGAATTGAAGGAAGTAGCCAATCGACATGACGCGACCCCGGCTCGGGTGGCGCTCGCATGGGTATTGGGACGGGCGGCCGTCAGCAGTGTGATCATCGCCGCCCGGAAGCCCGAGCAACTGGAAGATAACGTCCGTGCGGTAGACCTGCAGCTCTCGGGCGACGACGTCCGGCGCTTAGACGCGGTATCGGACCCCGGCGTTCCGTATCCCAAGTGGATGGTCCTGCAACTCGATACCGCGGAAGATCCTCGGTCGAAGGTGCTCCATCCGGAGCGCTACGAGGATGGTGATACCTGGACGGACCTGCGCCAGACTCGTTGGTCCGCCTGAAAACACTGCCACGAACCAGTGGGCCACAGGTTGATGGCGACGGTGGAGAGTCTCCGGCGGCTTGAGCACGAATACTCTCTCGCGGCGGAGCCGCCGTCGAATCTGATGGCCTCGGCCAGATTCACCGTGCCGATCGTATCCGCGTGAACCCCACAGAGATGGCTCTCTCTTGTTAAAGTTTTTCCGCGCCGCGGAAGCCTTGAAAGCGTGAGAGAAGTGTGTAAGCGAAAGCGCCGACTCATCTGCACTCTACTACGCTCGATTCGTTCTCTCGCCCCGCTGTGGTGATTGGAGGAACGACGTGATGTGGAACATCTGGTTACGCGCGTTCCACACCTTCCTCTCGACTTCCGTGCTCGCTCTTTGCTCTCTCCCGATGTACGGCCAGACAGCCGATACCGGAGCGATCGCCGGCCCCGTGAGCGACCCCGGTGGAGCGCTGGTCGCGCGTGCGGTAACGGTCGCCAAGAGTCAGGCCACACTAGAATTGCGCGATCTTGCTACGGATGCGTGGGGTGGCGGACGGGCTCGCAGTACCGCTGAAGCCGGGTGGTGCCGGTGGAGGGAAGGGGCCTTAAGTTAAAGACGAACGCAAGGACTCCTCGGGGAACTGAAGCTCTCCGAGGAATGCAGGGGGCCTAGCGCGTCGCGTCGTCGTCAATCCAGTATTCGCGTCGGGAGGTTAGCACCAACTGCGGACGACCCTTGGTCTCCACATGAAGCGCATGCGGTCCGGGCGTGGGCGTTGTCGGGCGGAAACTCAATACATAATAGTTGGGCAGATCGTTCGACAACGCGATGAGACCAGCCTTCAGATCCTTGGCATCGTGGAAGTGAAAGAACTCGCCTCCGGAGAGCTGCGCGATCGCTTCGGCGGTCTTGGTGCGCAGCGCATCGCGTGCGGTCAGAAAGGTCATGGTAGCCAGCCGAAGAGGTGGAGCGAGCTGGCTGATGCAGTCGAGCACCTGCTTGCTGTAGTGCCCTTCGTACTCGGAATCGGCTCCATTGCGACTGAAGCAGCCGTGCGCAGGCCCTGGCTCTGTGCTCCCAAACCCGAACTTTGATGCCTCATGGGAGACCGCAGAGCGTGTACTGGAAAAGCCGAAGCTGTACATCGCTGTATTGGTGTCGCTGATGAGGCGCAGAGTTTCATCAAGCGTTGTCTTACTGCCCTGATCGATGGTTTCACTGAGCAGCAGAATCGCACGGCGAAAGCGCGGGGGCTGTACCCGCAGCTGCGCGATGGCCAATGCGATACCATCCAGAATGGCTGCTCCCTGATCACCTTCGTTCAGGCCGGCAAGCTGCCGGGAGGCATCGGCCGTGGTTGGCGTAAAAGGCATAAGAAGATGGGGTAAGCTGTCGAAGCCAATGACGGCGATGCGGTGTTCCACGTTGCCGATCAGCGCGTCGAGGATCGAATCGAGCTGGCGGTAGTCACTAAGATGCCGCGCTCCGGCACCCCCCGTTTCGACAACGATCGCCAACGCCAGCGGCTGCGAGTCGGTGTCCTGATCAAGGTTGAGGTGCTGCGGTACGCCATTGTCGGTGACGAGGAAGTCGTCAGCCGTGAGTCCAAAGACTACTTCTCCCCCCTTGGCCTTCAGGAGTATCGGTACTTCCACCAAAGTGGAGCGCACGGTCAGGGTGGGCTGGCCGTTATCACTCTGCTGTGCGTTTACGACCACGGCGGCGAGGCAGAGTAAGAGAAATAGCATGAAGGCAGATCTCGTAACTAAGCCTTCATTGTAAGCGCGACCGCACGCTCTGGCAGACCTGCCCGGCAGGTTTTCTGACGGTGATCCAGGACCCGCGAGTCCCAGCATGTTCCGAAGATCGGGCTATCGGTTGACGCGAACAGGCGCTCAGCGACCCGTCGATGAGTTGTAACGGCGGTGTTATGACAAATTCATAAGGGTTGAGGGAGGCGTCGCCTTGCTCAGCTTTTGCCCCGAATCGTGGAACCCGGGATCTATTCCATTTTTCCAGCGGCCGGACCCACCCGGTGGCCTGCTTGCTCTTGGCCGCCATCCTGGCGGCGGTTGAAAGCTGCCGCCGGCTCATCCCGGTGCTCGACTACCTCGGCACCATCCTCCCCGGGCTCGCCAACACGCCCATCCAGCGCGTCCCCGAACTCACACCCACAGCTTGGATCCACTCGCGGAAAGTAAGTGTCAGACCAAACACACGGTTGACAAATTGAATCCGCAGCCAGCTTGACTTCACCACTTCACCAGCAATTTTTGGGGCGGCGGAACCTTGATTTCGCCAATTATCCCCGTCCAGCGTTGGCAAAGCGGTAAATCCAGCTTTCGTTCTGGGCGGATTACTTCCTGTTTGCCTGTCAGAGCGGAACTGTGCCAATCGATCCACGCTTCGCGACCAGGCGGGAGCAACACCTCGCGGGCCGTATGGTAAGCTTGAAAAAGCGTGAGGGACGCTTCCGGTCCGCGGAAAGGGTAGAAGCCCACCTGCAGTTCAATCTGGTTTCGCGATACTTCTTTCAGCCCGAAATTGCGGACGGCGGGCACTCGATGAAAGGAGTTCGCAATGTCGAATCAGTTCTCTGGCACCGCGCGCGCCCTTCCTGATCGCCCCAACCTCCGTCACCTGAAGGATCAGGCTAAGGACCTATTGAAGGCGGGCAATGCTCGCGCTCTCTCCGATGCACAACTCCAAATCGCTCGTGAATACGGATTCCCGAGCTGGCCCAAACTGAAAGCGCACATCGATTCGCTTGAAGAAGCTGGACAGCTTAAGGATGCGATCGACCGTAACAATCTGCCCCTAGTCCAATCCATGATGCTGCGAAATCCGGCGTTGCATAAGGCTCCGCTGGGCTATGCCAAGGACGGACCGCTCACCTGGGTAGCCGAGTGCAGAGTGCCTCGGGTACCACCGGACCAGACCCGTTTAGCCATGGCGAAATGGATGATCGAGACCGGGTCAGACGTACATCAGGGAGGCGATGCGCCCCTGATGCGCGCCGCACTCTCCAGCGAACGAATTCCGATGATGGAATTGCTCGTGGCTCATGGCGCGGACCTCAACGCAGCCTGGCACGGCGACTATCCCATCCTCTTTGCCGCCTGCGAGGCGCTTAACCTCGGGACTTTACACTGGCTGTTGGAGCATGGCGCGGATCCCAATTGCGGGAGCGAGGCGTTATGGAGGGCACGAGGCATCCCTCACCCGGGTACGGCGCTCGACTATTTGCTGGGCGCCTACGTCCGAGATCCCGAAGTGCTGGGCGCCTGCATTGAAGTCCTTCTTCGCGCCGGCGGAAAATCCAAGCATGAGTCTCCTGCGGTGCTGGCGGTGATTCGCGGCCGCGTGACCGAATTGGCCGAACTGCTGGACGCAAGTCCAGCTCTGATCCACCAACGATTTCCTGGACTCGATTTTGGTGCAACGGCAGCTCGCATGCTCACCCTGCGGGGTGGAACGCTGCTCCACGTGGCCGCCGAGTTTCAAAGCCTCGATGCGGCACGGCTATTGCTGGATCGTGGTGCTGACGCCAATGCAGCAGCGATGCTGGACGAAGCCGGCGTTGGCGGCCAGACACCCATATTCCACGCGGCGACACAGCGGGAGGACGCTGGGCTTCCGCTTGTCCAATTGTTGGTGGAGCGAGGCGCCGATCCTACGGTCCGCGCAAGACTCCCAGGACACTATGAGGCTCCAGGGGAAGTGGTGGAATGCACGCCCCTTGAGTACGCGCTGCTATTTCCGGGAGGCCAGGGACCAACGGTCGCCTATCTGAGGAGTCAGCACTATGGACTCTCGTCGGGGCATCGCGCGAATAACGCCTGACCGACGGCGCAGGGTAGAGCAAAGTGGCGCAACCCCGAGTGGTCAACAAACAGGAAGCGCGCGGCTCACGCTAGCAGCCCAGCGGGTAGCGGATGGCCGAGTGCTTCGCCTTATCAAGGCGATGCTCAAGGCGGGAAGCTACGGCAAAGGGCAGCTCTTTCCGACCGAGCGGGGCACTCCACAAGGAGGGGTAGTCACTCCCCTTACACAAAAGGTAATTTGAGCCGGCTGTCTGGCTTGGCGGCGTAGAAGCGCCTCGCGGTGGACCCGAGAGGACGGAAATGCTATGGCGAATGGTGATGGTGTCGTCTCCGATCAGGATATCTTTCCCTACGAGCCGCACGATGCGCTGGCGTTCCGTGATACTCAGCGTATCAGCAGCACCGTGTAGCCGAGCGAGGGAGCGAGGAACGCGGTGAGGGTCTCCGCCAAACGAAGGAGGGCCGCTTGATCATTAGCCTGGTCCGCGATGGCTTGCAACTCAGCGCGGAGCACTTGTTCGCGCTGACGTAGCGCGGGCATACGCTCCCGCAACTGTTCGATCGACAACGCGGAAACAGGGCCTGACAATCTCTAAACTCGCTCCCCGCCCGCCGTCAACCGTGTGTTTGGCCGTGCGGATACGGTCCAGTTACCACACCTCACAGCAGGCCTTCGGGCGAAAGCTGAGTCTTTTCCGAGAGCGGATGCGGGAAATCTGCCAGTCCGATTCGATGACCGGGAACAGGAAAAAGGACCAAGCCAAACCGGACTGAGGTGGCGCGGCGAAAGCCGAACCGAATCTCACCGGGAGACTACAGTCGCTGCCCCGACTCTACTCGCCATTGCACCATTGCACTCATCAGCCACTAGTCAAAATATTTCCTCGTGCTCATTTGGGTGGGTGGCAGGGGGAGCACCTTTAGTGTTTGAAATTCGTACTAACGAGGTCTCTAGGCCGAAGTTGACTGCATACTACTTCGGCAGGGACGTTTCCACATGTCCGGCAGGAAGAGTCGCACGCACCAATGTGCCGCTCTCCTTCGAATCAACTTCCAGCTTGCCTCCCAGTTGCCGCATGCGCTCGTTCATGCCCCGTAATCCTACTCCGAGAGCACCCAGCCAGTCCTTGCCAGCCTGATCCAGTAACTGTTTAGGGATGCCGTTCCCCTTATCTTCAATTTCAAGAACGCACCACCCTTCTTTCTTCAAGAGTCGAACATCAGCCGTTCGGCTTCCTGAATGGCGATGAACATTGGTCAGACTCTCTTGCAGAACCCGGAACAGTGCTAATTCAGACTCACGGGCAAGACGACCGAAATCCGATTCGACAGCAAAGTTGGTCTTAATTGAGCTTCGGGTAGAAAATCCGTCGAGATACCACGGAATGGCCGATTTCAGGCCCATCTCTTCGAGCATTGGAGGGTAGAGAAGATACGAAACGGTACGCACTTCCTTAATTGCATCCTCTGTAAGGCGAATGCACTCGGCAACGTCCTGAACGACTGCCTTGTCGTCTTGCGCTACCAATGTCGCAACGCCATCCAACTTCATCTTGAGCACCGCAAGATATTGCCCGAGGCTGTCGTGAAGGTCTCTTCCAATGCGTCTTCGTTCTTCATCTTGAGTGCGAAGAAGATGAAGCGATAGTTCTCGGAGAGATTCCTCAGACTTTTGCAATTCCCGCTGCGCTTCACGTCTTTCCGCCACTTCCTTTTCCAAGAGTCGACTTGCTTGCATTCGCTCCGTGAAATCTCTAGTAACCTTCGCGAAACCGATCAGCTTGCCAGAAGCCTCTCTCACTGGCGTGATGATGACATTCGCCCAAAAACGCGATCCGTCCTTTCGTATCCGCCAGCCTTCGTCTTCGAATCGACCCTCTTTCTGCGCGACCTCCAATTCCCATTGTGGCTTCCTGTTTCGTATGTCTTCTTCCGGATAAAATTGCGAGAAATGCTTGCCAATAATCTCTCCGGCTGTGTACTGCTTGATGCGTTTCGCTCCCGCATTCCACGTACTGACTTTCCCCGAGGGGTCGAGCATGAAAATTGCGTAGTCCTGTACGGTCTCTACGAGTAACCGGAACTGAGCTTCCCCTTGCCGCGATTCCATTTCTTTTTCAAGGATTTGAGCCTTTTGCTGAAGTTCAGCGATGGTACGGAGTCGCTCCTTTTCGCTGCTCAATCCTAAATAACTCTCGCTAGGCACAACGCCAGAATGTTGGCTGCACATCTTCAAGAAAGGCTCGATGTGCCTCTGATTGTCGAACCCGGTGATCGGGTACGCACAAAGAAGCGAAAACGAGTAGTTCTTGGCCAAGTCATTCCAAAGTTGCTCGACTCGGACAGCTTCTTGCGGTTTTCCCTGAGCCCACAATAATGCGACAAGTTCTCCAAACGCAGCAATGCGACAGGCCTCACCATGAACTACGTCTCTTAGACGCCGCAGAACACCTCCG
The Terriglobales bacterium genome window above contains:
- a CDS encoding aldo/keto reductase; this encodes MNTTRRDFLKVGAGAVATTSAVSANSNQGVSSIASGRSAAAPAEGAGNMIYRRFGPTDVHISAIGMGGHHLGDVPTLDEAVQLVHEAVDAGITFFDNAWEYYNGKTETILGRALRDGRRAKVFLMTKVCTHGRSGKLAMQMLEDSLRRYQTDHLDLWQIHGIVYDNDPELAYAKGGVLEAFDRAKKEGKVRFVGFTGHKDPAF
- a CDS encoding tautomerase family protein, with product MPLLRVDVIEGRSQAEVRELLDAIHCAMLAAFKVPERDRYQIVHEHPAAEMIIQDTGLGIPRTERVVMVQVTTRPRSRLEKQNFYELLCQELLRRCGVKASDVVVSITQNADEDWSFGYGRAQFITGEL
- a CDS encoding catalase, encoding MSKTERFTNATGSPVPGNTNILTAGHRGPALLQDIWLIEKLAHSDREVIPERRMHAKGWGAHGTFTTTHDITRYTKAAIFSKIGKQTPMFARFSTVAGERGAADAKRDIRGFALKFYTEDGNWDIVGNNTPVFFFRDPLRFSDLNHAIKRDPRTGLRSAQNNWDFWTLLPEALRQFTIVMSDRGIPKSFRHMHGFGSHTFSMINADNRRTWVKFHFRTQQGIQNLTDEAAAVVVAKDRESNGRDLFEAIERGDFPRWRLFIQVMTEEEAKTRKHNPFDLTKVWPKADYPLIEVGVMELNRYPKNYFAEVEQAAFSPANVVPGISFSPDKMLQGRLFSYGDTQRYRLDINFNHIPVNAPKCPFHSYHRDGQLRTDGNLGATTSYNPNSQKLWDNQPEYADLPLALKGDANHHDHRLEVDHWEQPGSLFRKMSREQKQLLFDNTARAIHGASQEVLERHVANCRRADPAYGDGVARALRLNVLTAA
- a CDS encoding HD domain-containing protein translates to MSATTKDRAKGTSISGVMIPDSKLAREATELVHDTESTLLFNHSTRVYYFASLAGKRRRLKFDPELLYVAAMFHDMGLTPRYSSESDRFEVDGANAARGFLRQRNISQPEIDTVWTAIALHTTPGIPQYMHPVVALLTNGVEMDVLGIAYSEFSDSDRQAIVGAYPRTEHFKEDIIQAFYGGIRQKPETTFGNVKADVLADKDPEFQRINFCSVIRGSQWKG
- a CDS encoding aldo/keto reductase — its product is MKYRKLGNTGLIVSSVALGTMQFGGKMNMGNLGKEETTRMVKLALDRGINFIDTADVYSLGESETLVGNALKGVRNEIVLATKVRLPMNGNFNRSGATRVNIMHEVEASLRRLQTDYLDLYQIHGWDSNTPLEETLRTLDDLVRQGKVRYIGLSNFLSWQAATAVMLQDQLGLEKYVTAQMYYSLVGRGLEYEFQSFAEYHNIGILVWSPLAGGFLSGKYTRANPAPGGTRFAEAGNFVPFDREMGYGVLDELKEVANRHDATPARVALAWVLGRAAVSSVIIAARKPEQLEDNVRAVDLQLSGDDVRRLDAVSDPGVPYPKWMVLQLDTAEDPRSKVLHPERYEDGDTWTDLRQTRWSA
- a CDS encoding VWA domain-containing protein, which produces MLFLLLCLAAVVVNAQQSDNGQPTLTVRSTLVEVPILLKAKGGEVVFGLTADDFLVTDNGVPQHLNLDQDTDSQPLALAIVVETGGAGARHLSDYRQLDSILDALIGNVEHRIAVIGFDSLPHLLMPFTPTTADASRQLAGLNEGDQGAAILDGIALAIAQLRVQPPRFRRAILLLSETIDQGSKTTLDETLRLISDTNTAMYSFGFSSTRSAVSHEASKFGFGSTEPGPAHGCFSRNGADSEYEGHYSKQVLDCISQLAPPLRLATMTFLTARDALRTKTAEAIAQLSGGEFFHFHDAKDLKAGLIALSNDLPNYYVLSFRPTTPTPGPHALHVETKGRPQLVLTSRREYWIDDDATR
- a CDS encoding ankyrin repeat domain-containing protein — protein: MSNQFSGTARALPDRPNLRHLKDQAKDLLKAGNARALSDAQLQIAREYGFPSWPKLKAHIDSLEEAGQLKDAIDRNNLPLVQSMMLRNPALHKAPLGYAKDGPLTWVAECRVPRVPPDQTRLAMAKWMIETGSDVHQGGDAPLMRAALSSERIPMMELLVAHGADLNAAWHGDYPILFAACEALNLGTLHWLLEHGADPNCGSEALWRARGIPHPGTALDYLLGAYVRDPEVLGACIEVLLRAGGKSKHESPAVLAVIRGRVTELAELLDASPALIHQRFPGLDFGATAARMLTLRGGTLLHVAAEFQSLDAARLLLDRGADANAAAMLDEAGVGGQTPIFHAATQREDAGLPLVQLLVERGADPTVRARLPGHYEAPGEVVECTPLEYALLFPGGQGPTVAYLRSQHYGLSSGHRANNA
- a CDS encoding PAS domain S-box protein, with protein sequence ALSNSSVQIVPSLSHTPDHARDGHVVQLYTDDVFLTDVLCRFVGGALAVGDAAVVIATAAHRIALERRLSEVGLDTAKSALQGRYVTLDANETLPRFMVNGAVDEDRFLNIIGGVLRRLRDVVHGEACRIAAFGELVALLWAQGKPQEAVRVEQLWNDLAKNYSFSLLCAYPITGFDNQRHIEPFLKMCSQHSGVVPSESYLGLSSEKERLRTIAELQQKAQILEKEMESRQGEAQFRLLVETVQDYAIFMLDPSGKVSTWNAGAKRIKQYTAGEIIGKHFSQFYPEEDIRNRKPQWELEVAQKEGRFEDEGWRIRKDGSRFWANVIITPVREASGKLIGFAKVTRDFTERMQASRLLEKEVAERREAQRELQKSEESLRELSLHLLRTQDEERRRIGRDLHDSLGQYLAVLKMKLDGVATLVAQDDKAVVQDVAECIRLTEDAIKEVRTVSYLLYPPMLEEMGLKSAIPWYLDGFSTRSSIKTNFAVESDFGRLARESELALFRVLQESLTNVHRHSGSRTADVRLLKKEGWCVLEIEDKGNGIPKQLLDQAGKDWLGALGVGLRGMNERMRQLGGKLEVDSKESGTLVRATLPAGHVETSLPK